The genomic interval CACACTTGTGTAGAGTTGCTTCCTGAATAGGATATCCAGTCCGTGAGTTGGTTCATCCAGAATAAGTAACCGGGTATCTGCGGCCAGGGTGACGGCAAGGTGGAGTTGGGTTTTCATCCCCTTGCTCAAGGTCTTTATCTTTTTATCCATGGGAATGGTTGTGGCCTTGAGAAAGTGTTCTGCTTTCTCACGATGAAATCCGGGGTGGATGCCTTCTAAAAAGTTGAGTAACTCTTTGACCTTCATCCATGAGGGCAAGACTGCGATATCATGGATGACTCCGGTTTTCTCCATAAGATCAGCGCGATGGGTGCGCGGTTCAAACCCCAGGACCTTAGCTTCGCCTTGATAGTCTAATTCGCCGGTCAGGGCGCGGAGCAGGGTCGTTTTGCCTGCGCCATTGGGCCCCACTAGACCCACGATTCTGCCAGGTGGAATCTCCAGATTGACACTCTCCAGGGCTTTGAAGTCGCCGTAGGATTTGCTTACATTTTTTAGTTCTATAAGGGCTGACATCAGATTTCCTCCCCGTAGTTTTTTTGAATGAGTTTTATGAGATCGGATTGGGATATGGAAAGCAATTGAGCTTCCTGGACCAAAGCCAGAATAGTTTCGTTTTTAAAGCGGTCGCTGGCACTCTGACTGAGCTGTTTACGAGCACTCTTCTGGACAAACATGCCCAGTCCTCTTCTTTTTTCCAAAAGACCCTCCTGAATCAGTAATTGTGTTGCATTTAAAACGGTCTGAGGATTCAGGCTATACTCTACTGAAATCTGTCTAACAGATGGGATTGCCGTTTCAGCTGGCAACGCCCCAGAGAGAATGTCCTGGCGAATAGACTCAGCCAGTTGTTGGTATATCGGTGTTTTTTGATCAAAGTTCATTTTCTTTCACCTCTTTTGGTGTTCTACATTACTATAACACCAACACAACACGGTATGCAAGAACTATTTTTAGTGTTGCTGTATCTTCATCTGCCAGTTTTCACTCTGTAAATTTGATAACGAATGGCGGACGAGGATCATCAAAATTAATGATAGATACCGGAGATGATTTTTTCTAGATTCGGGGACGATCATGAATAAGGGATCATCTTGATTTGAAACCGAGGTATTGAAAAAACAATTACTTGCTTCAGGGGGTCGGCAATCCTGCATAGACAGGGAGGGAATTGCCAGCTTACTTCCCTTCGTTCACTCCTAGTTTTTCTGCTTCACACAAGGTTCAATCACGATGATGGCCCAGCTGGGGATTTCATGACGTGGGAAAAATATGGGATTAGCTGAGCAATAGATGTAAATGAAGAATAGTGGCTATAGCCTCGTTGAGGTTGTGTTGTCCGCCGTACTACTTTCAGTAGTGGCTGTTGGATCATATCAGATTTACGATCATGTCAAATGGGAAGCAGATCAGGGGAAGCGGGATCAGCTGGCCTGGACCAACATGGCCACCCGCATGGCCATCGCTGTTGATCTGGATTATTTCACCATTCAAGATAGCATGCCAGAGTATTCGGTTCCCATTACACTGGATGGTCTACAGGGGTACCGTACCACAACCGTCAGGGAGATAGATGATCCCTTCGATGGTGTGGCTCCCATGGACACATCCCTGCCAGATTATCTCAAAGTAACCGTCATGTTCGCCTGGTTTGAACCGGACAATATCAAAGACAGCCTGAGTGTGAGTATTTCTGAAGAACGTGGATGGACTTATTAAAGATTAACCATTCTGCACCACCCCCCAAAAAAATCATAATATGCTTAATAAAAGAGGCTGTCTCATAACAAGAGATGGCCTCTTTTTTTTAGCCACGGATTATCACAGATTTAGTTAAAGCCCAAGATAAAGCGTTATTTTCAAGTCACGGGGGCTAAAACCAGCTCACCAGAGATAGGTTATCAATTCTTTCCTGTTCCCCCGACCCCGGAGCAGGAAATGCCTGAAGTGACGATTTGCTTTGATTTGACTGAACACTGCCTCAACATTCCCTTATGCCCCCCTATACCTTTATACCCCGTTACTAATAAAAAAAAGAGAGGCTGCCCTTTTGGACAACCTCTCTTTGATATATATCGGGACTACCCCTTACAAAATGAGTCCTACTTGATGTAAGCCATTTTGAAAGTTTTAGCATATCCAGCAGCCTGGAGGTGATAGATATAGATACCTGTAGCTACTGGCTGTCCAGCATTGTCCAGACCATTCCATGATACTTCATAGCGTCCAACATTCTGATTTCCATTGACCAGAGAGCGGACTTCCTGACCCAACATGTTATAAATCACGAGATGAGCATCGCCACTTTCAGCGATATCATAGCGGATGGATGTGGTTGGGTTAAAGGGGTTGGGATAGTTCTGTTGTAGACTGAACTCTGTTGGTGCTGCCAGGCCAATATTTATAATGCTGACCAGACATTCTGCTACGATCTCAACACCGCCAGGACCGGAAATAATCAGATCTTCAACAGTGAAATCAATAGCGCCGGAAGCATTTTCGTCAATGACCTGAACCGGAACATTCATGAGTAAACCAGAAGCCAGATCAATCATATCTCCTGCAAGATCAATACCAAGAACACGCATGGTATTGCCGCTGACAGATGAGAAGACTCCAACAGATTCATTCCCTTCAGCAAGAACGGGAATGCCCAGTTCTACAACACTGGGATCAAAAACAAGATCTGCTTGAAATCCAGCTACCATCTCAAAACAATCCACAGTAACGGGGATATTCTGCCATTCACGTCTATTGGTCAGCGTCGTTGGTGGAATAGTGGCAGTGATATCCTCAATGATAGGTGCGTCTTTTGCCAGACCACCCATGTTAAGGACTTCTTCAATGAGTAGCACGACATCAAGGATATTGTGGTTACCATCACCATTTATATCCATGAGTGCTAATTCATCGAATGTGGGATCTGCTCCAGTCTCGGTCACGATTTCGATAAATCGGGTGACATCAAGAATATTCAAGAACCCGTCGCCATCCAGATCACCCATAAGAATGGTAGACTCGACAACAAAGGGAGTGATTTCCTGGGTGGTAAAATCACCTCCTGGACCAACCAGAATGTTGCCATCATGGCTCACCTGATAATATCCTGGTGCAAAGATTCCGTCACCGTATGTGTCAAGCATTTCAAATAGATAGGGTCCTGGCTCCAGACCAAGAGCCCATTCATAGAGTACACCACCTTCAGTAAGATCACCTGCTGCGATGCTGGCAACGATTTGGCTACTGGAGTTGTAAATATTCCATGATGACTCATATGGATAACCATCTGTGAGAACCTGAACAATAACCGGTTTGGGTCCTACCCATACCTCACCAACGACAGGAACTCCAATATTGGGTACTTCATCAAAACCTGAGACTTCATATACATAATGACCATCAGGTATACCGAAATCCGTAAAAGTCCATTCCAGTGGATCAACGCTTGAGATTAATGATCCATTCCTTCTGACTTCCAGACCTTCAAGATCAAAACAGGCAGACCCATCCATGTTTAACAAGGGATCACGCCAGGTCATCGTAACGGTATGGCCAGTGTCTTCTATACTTAATCTGGTAGGTGGACCTGGAGCCATATTTGCTCTGGCTTCAACCAGGTTTGTAGGAGCAGATTCGTCACCATTTGCATAGGTGGCAGTTACTTGATAGAAGTAAGACATATCTTCTTCAACTGCATCATTGTATATGGTCTCACTGGTTGTACCAATGCTGCCGCCATCGCGATAGATGTTATAATGTGAGATTTCTGCAGTTTCGCGGATGTCGTTATTGTATGCATTAGATTCAATAAAGACAGGAGCAAAATCAACGGGCTCTTCAGCTGCAACAATTGCTTCAGCTTCTGAGGCTGACATTTCATTGTTCAACACCAGTTTTTTCAGAGATTCACGAGTAGATGTAGGCACGAATTGTCTCTGAGTACCGGACTCGGTAATCGTCAAATCATAATTGCCCTGGTTGGCACTAAACCCATCCACGACAACGAAGTATACTCCTTCTGCCAGGAAGGCACCTAAAATTTCTGAAGGACCAATGAGACCAGGAGCGGCATCACAGGCAGGACCATCATCATCATAGTATCCAGTGGAAACGATTACTTCACAGTCGCCATTGAATATTTCGACTTTTGCATCATAATCAATGTTTGGTCCACAGAGGGTAATATCAATACTACCATCTTGAGACATGAACAGCTGGTAGGCATAATCTTCATTGTCAGTACCACTTACATCGAAGTCATCACCCATGCCAACGGTGCTGCCGTTGGTTATGAAGGGGAGGGATGGGATCAATTCATCGGCACAATCCATGAGGCCTGGTGCTGGATTCCCAGGAACTAACCAGGTTAATTCAATATGATCATCGAATTCGCCATCAGCGGTGAGATCAGTTGGGGGTACAGCTCCAACCAGAGCTTGCACTCTGTCAGAAACACCTGAAATCATATCACCCGTATCAAAGGAAGCGACGGTATAGTAATAGGCACCATCATCTACAACATCATCATAGGTTGATGCTGTTGAGGATCCCACCAATACTTCATCACGATAGACATGATATCCTGCCAGATCATAATCACTATTATCATCCCAGTCCAGTGTCACTGTATTGAGATCATTGTCTACGGTAGCAGCAAGATTCACAGGGACCATGGGTTGATGATTTTGAGGAATCCCTGATACTTCTTCAGAGGGACCGGCACCCGTATCATAAATGGCGGTGATGATGTAGTAATAGGTGGTTCCATTCACCAATGGAAAATCAGTATAGTTTAACTGATCCATTCCGACGGTTTCCACATGATGTGCTTCATCAACTACCACAGGTGATGTTTCACTCCGATAAATTCCATAACTGAGTAAATCACGTAAATCCCTCAGGGATGAATTATCGAAGATGGTCTCACTGACGATGTTCAAGCTTTGAATATTTGTCGGTACAGTTCCCTTTGGACCTTCTGCCACACCATCATAATGAGCACGTCTAAGGGCGATGACACCAAAAGCATCAAAGGTGACACTCTCAGAATAACCATAATTACCGCCACTCGTGTGGATCAAATCACCATTCAAAGAGATGCTATAATACGCAGGCGCGTAGATTCCATCTCCAAATGTATCATAAATCGTAAAGGTATAGGTTGAGGGGGTCAGTTCGACATCCCAGGTATAAAGTGTGTTGGCAAGGAGCTCGCCAGGGGCAGTTCCCGCTACAACTTCACCAGCTTGATTCATGATATCCCAGGAGACTTCGCCACCAAAAATATCCGTCAAAATTTCGACAGTCAGTGTAAATAGTTCTGTCCCCGGAGGCATCCAACTCAGTTCTATGGTACCATCCAGACCGGAAAGGGCACTGGGGTAACTTGGTGGGACATCACCGACCAATACCTGAACATGACCAGATGGTGGTGATTCCATACCACCCGTATCGTAGGCACGAACGGTATAGGAGTGTGCGCCATCTGCAACGATTTCGCTAAAGGTGGGATCTGTAACAGTCCCTACCAGTGCCTCTGCACGATATACATTATAACCCACCAGGTCATAATCAGTGTTGGCATTCCAGGTCAGGGTTACCTCACTGGTTTCGTCATTAACCGAGCCAACCAGGTTCAGCGGCTGCATAGG from Candidatus Neomarinimicrobiota bacterium carries:
- a CDS encoding ABC transporter ATP-binding protein, with amino-acid sequence MSALIELKNVSKSYGDFKALESVNLEIPPGRIVGLVGPNGAGKTTLLRALTGELDYQGEAKVLGFEPRTHRADLMEKTGVIHDIAVLPSWMKVKELLNFLEGIHPGFHREKAEHFLKATTIPMDKKIKTLSKGMKTQLHLAVTLAADTRLLILDEPTHGLDILFRKQLYTSVLEDYFDEEKSILISTHQIEEVEHILSDVIFINKGKILLYSSLEDLGKRFTQLTVPADQADELRIQLKPMNEYGILGRRVFLLENTDSKALVGLGDTQTPSVADIFVALMGGES
- a CDS encoding T9SS type A sorting domain-containing protein; the protein is MKRLFSNGWVFVLIMLLATGAFADQKVTPTSACDVCLKTSADGTLDVNWNAETIASSSLRDEEAVYHDGSFEGQIGCGGGCGFSVRFTAETPIFLTGLTLYTQGGNATAAVVSIYTDAASAVAGPPTLPIGPNDGTALWESDPMDLTTTGDPTSQFDIVLDNLVLEAGDYYVVVWENNSGFLGIASDLQPNYLDRNWAYSANGWEMINDAVGGDPTLVGNFGISATYLPQEIEGSYMTVDTRNINFGVLQLDDGAVTADVTIGNIGLDPFDVTAITIAGADFTTSLVTPVTVPVDGSVVFDVTLTPSAEGAVSCTYTITSTADNVTEIVVNVSAMVYDGLPQYMIWNPSASISGEAFLSELTTLGYTAALTTDLFMFGDPADVGYSGIFVCLGMYGNGNYALDPNSGEVSALVAYASAGYPLYMEGGDTWAFDAPTALHDFFGIEGVADGSGDLTTVEGETLIDGIDLAYYGFNNYVDHLAPLSHDAMVFHVNPADGEPCGIGNLTPGANTIGTSFEFGGLTDSIGTVSELLAEYLEFMAMDYTDLWAPTVGGVTQFTFTLDTLGPYTIEAYVEDNVGIASVSLFYNLNNGEFVEVGMTDSGDGIYTGDIPGQTAGTTVAYYITATDDTANEGFAPEGAPEALFVFSVVSHLPPVFVEAISGLDGQVDLTWLVPGTEAPPLVECADFAVSELPFNATGTNAGWGDDFDVNFGDGEDVAYQLNVMVPSTYTISLCNGTDYDSKLEVFFDDCITTTGYYIDDACGLQSELTDVYLEAGTYLIVVDGYSGATGNYTLDVFEQVARNQTETPIVNDLRHELDKLRNDGIEITSGILSSSPSRYYTRELRELLNYGIYRNTMSPVLIEAENLVEVIGLEPLAYSDFPVANEITYYYRILAIYDDGESASEQVEAMPTNHPPMQPLNLVGSVNDETSEVTLTWNANTDYDLVGYNVYRAEALVGTVTDPTFSEIVADGAHSYTVRAYDTGGMESPPSGHVQVLVGDVPPSYPSALSGLDGTIELSWMPPGTELFTLTVEILTDIFGGEVSWDIMNQAGEVVAGTAPGELLANTLYTWDVELTPSTYTFTIYDTFGDGIYAPAYYSISLNGDLIHTSGGNYGYSESVTFDAFGVIALRRAHYDGVAEGPKGTVPTNIQSLNIVSETIFDNSSLRDLRDLLSYGIYRSETSPVVVDEAHHVETVGMDQLNYTDFPLVNGTTYYYIITAIYDTGAGPSEEVSGIPQNHQPMVPVNLAATVDNDLNTVTLDWDDNSDYDLAGYHVYRDEVLVGSSTASTYDDVVDDGAYYYTVASFDTGDMISGVSDRVQALVGAVPPTDLTADGEFDDHIELTWLVPGNPAPGLMDCADELIPSLPFITNGSTVGMGDDFDVSGTDNEDYAYQLFMSQDGSIDITLCGPNIDYDAKVEIFNGDCEVIVSTGYYDDDGPACDAAPGLIGPSEILGAFLAEGVYFVVVDGFSANQGNYDLTITESGTQRQFVPTSTRESLKKLVLNNEMSASEAEAIVAAEEPVDFAPVFIESNAYNNDIRETAEISHYNIYRDGGSIGTTSETIYNDAVEEDMSYFYQVTATYANGDESAPTNLVEARANMAPGPPTRLSIEDTGHTVTMTWRDPLLNMDGSACFDLEGLEVRRNGSLISSVDPLEWTFTDFGIPDGHYVYEVSGFDEVPNIGVPVVGEVWVGPKPVIVQVLTDGYPYESSWNIYNSSSQIVASIAAGDLTEGGVLYEWALGLEPGPYLFEMLDTYGDGIFAPGYYQVSHDGNILVGPGGDFTTQEITPFVVESTILMGDLDGDGFLNILDVTRFIEIVTETGADPTFDELALMDINGDGNHNILDVVLLIEEVLNMGGLAKDAPIIEDITATIPPTTLTNRREWQNIPVTVDCFEMVAGFQADLVFDPSVVELGIPVLAEGNESVGVFSSVSGNTMRVLGIDLAGDMIDLASGLLMNVPVQVIDENASGAIDFTVEDLIISGPGGVEIVAECLVSIINIGLAAPTEFSLQQNYPNPFNPTTSIRYDIAESGDAHLVIYNMLGQEVRSLVNGNQNVGRYEVSWNGLDNAGQPVATGIYIYHLQAAGYAKTFKMAYIK
- a CDS encoding GntR family transcriptional regulator codes for the protein MNFDQKTPIYQQLAESIRQDILSGALPAETAIPSVRQISVEYSLNPQTVLNATQLLIQEGLLEKRRGLGMFVQKSARKQLSQSASDRFKNETILALVQEAQLLSISQSDLIKLIQKNYGEEI
- a CDS encoding prepilin-type N-terminal cleavage/methylation domain-containing protein; translation: MKNSGYSLVEVVLSAVLLSVVAVGSYQIYDHVKWEADQGKRDQLAWTNMATRMAIAVDLDYFTIQDSMPEYSVPITLDGLQGYRTTTVREIDDPFDGVAPMDTSLPDYLKVTVMFAWFEPDNIKDSLSVSISEERGWTY